One genomic region from Fictibacillus marinisediminis encodes:
- the ezrA gene encoding septation ring formation regulator EzrA translates to MTYIIAAVVVLIAVVVFGSFSRKRIYKQIDRLESWKMDIMNRPLTEEISKVKGLTMVGETEEKFESWRSDWDEMVTVELPNMEEALFDAEESADKYRFGKAKGILHHIESRMQAMEERIKAISAEIDELITSEELNREDIIEAKEQFSEAKKYFLTHSRSLGKTAVLFEEEFTEVNAKFVQFDELTSQGNHLEARKILVESIEKLKEARSKMESVPELLVMLLSDLPSSLKDLQDGFFDMEQQGYVLNHIGIDKEITAMNETITKLLEKVYALEIDETQKGIEQLNAEIDQLYDLLENEVVSKQFVIKEKEVILQSLSDLQLDMEKIRAEADMVALSYQLDHSDVEVHKRLEKLFTKLQTRFSIIEQSIEEKKDSYSVIREMMEEMAVQLEDVKKSNHEYQEKLISLRKDELQTKEKLKELRRKLLEARRMVQKSNLPGLPDHYLVTIEKAESYIIEVSKRLDDKPLEISDVTEVLEKALEAVEEGYRETAEIIETALLAEKLIQYGNRYRSSYSSVSVRLIEAEIAFRNYQYEEALTIAGTAIESVQPGILKEMEINLKQKI, encoded by the coding sequence ATGACATACATAATTGCCGCAGTAGTTGTTTTAATAGCTGTCGTTGTTTTTGGCTCCTTTTCACGCAAACGGATTTATAAGCAGATTGACCGTCTGGAATCCTGGAAAATGGATATCATGAACCGTCCGCTAACAGAAGAGATTTCAAAGGTAAAAGGGCTTACAATGGTTGGCGAAACAGAAGAGAAATTTGAGTCATGGCGCAGCGACTGGGATGAGATGGTCACAGTTGAACTTCCAAATATGGAAGAGGCTCTGTTTGATGCCGAGGAAAGTGCGGACAAATACCGGTTTGGAAAGGCAAAAGGGATTCTGCATCATATTGAATCCCGGATGCAAGCCATGGAAGAGCGAATCAAAGCCATATCGGCTGAGATTGACGAACTGATCACAAGCGAAGAATTAAACAGGGAAGACATTATTGAGGCCAAGGAACAATTCAGTGAGGCTAAGAAGTATTTTCTGACACATTCCCGGTCTTTGGGGAAAACAGCCGTGCTGTTTGAAGAGGAGTTTACAGAAGTCAATGCAAAATTTGTGCAGTTTGATGAATTGACCTCACAGGGCAACCACCTCGAAGCCCGAAAAATTCTCGTTGAAAGTATTGAAAAATTAAAAGAAGCCAGATCGAAAATGGAATCAGTTCCTGAACTGCTAGTCATGCTTTTATCTGATTTACCTTCAAGCCTTAAGGATCTTCAGGATGGATTCTTTGATATGGAACAGCAAGGCTATGTTCTCAATCACATTGGGATCGATAAAGAAATTACAGCGATGAATGAGACGATCACCAAATTGCTCGAGAAGGTATATGCACTGGAAATCGATGAAACGCAAAAAGGCATTGAACAATTAAACGCCGAAATCGATCAATTGTACGATCTCCTTGAAAATGAAGTGGTCTCAAAACAGTTTGTGATTAAAGAGAAGGAAGTCATCCTTCAATCACTTTCTGATTTACAGCTGGATATGGAAAAGATCCGTGCCGAAGCTGATATGGTAGCGCTCAGTTACCAGCTTGACCACTCCGATGTAGAGGTTCATAAACGGCTGGAAAAATTGTTCACTAAGCTCCAAACGAGGTTTTCCATCATTGAACAGTCTATCGAAGAAAAGAAGGACTCGTATTCGGTCATCCGTGAAATGATGGAAGAGATGGCGGTTCAGCTGGAAGATGTGAAAAAATCAAACCATGAGTATCAAGAAAAACTGATCAGCCTGAGAAAAGATGAGCTGCAGACAAAAGAAAAGCTGAAAGAACTCCGCAGGAAGCTGCTTGAGGCAAGAAGAATGGTACAAAAAAGCAACCTGCCAGGACTTCCTGATCACTATCTGGTCACGATTGAAAAAGCAGAAAGCTATATTATAGAAGTTTCTAAACGGCTCGATGATAAGCCTTTGGAAATTTCAGATGTAACAGAAGTTCTCGAAAAAGCACTGGAAGCCGTTGAAGAAGGCTACAGGGAAACTGCTGAGATTATCGAAACAGCGCTGCTGGCAGAAAAGCTTATCCAATATGGAAACCGGTACAGAAGCTCTTATTCATCTGTTTCAGTACGGCTCATCGAAGCGGAAATTGCTTTCCGTAATTACCAATATGAAGAAGCACTTACCATTGCAGGTACTGCCATCGAAAGCGTACAGCCGGGAATCCTAAAAGAAATGGAAATCAATTTAAAGCAAAAGATTTGA